Proteins found in one Sporosarcina jeotgali genomic segment:
- a CDS encoding transposase family protein — protein MELLTNLTLPFIEKDQLLYFKQTDDVIFLIIELRSSSSKCPKCQETSHRRHSRYTRLVKDLANADTPVEIQVITSKWFCENTECDARVFTERISWLQPYHRRTERLERVIETIGFSTSCLAAEKICRSLHIPVSHDTILRSIKNKSFTPEKPEGSPFCRN, from the coding sequence ATGGAATTGCTAACGAATTTAACACTTCCGTTCATAGAAAAAGATCAACTCTTGTATTTCAAACAGACAGATGATGTGATTTTTCTTATTATTGAACTTCGTTCTAGTTCTTCCAAATGCCCAAAGTGCCAGGAAACTTCCCATCGTCGCCATAGCCGATACACTCGATTGGTGAAAGATTTAGCTAATGCAGACACTCCGGTCGAAATCCAGGTGATTACAAGTAAGTGGTTCTGCGAAAATACCGAGTGTGACGCACGGGTTTTCACTGAGCGAATCTCATGGCTACAACCTTATCACAGAAGAACAGAACGATTAGAAAGAGTGATTGAGACCATCGGATTTTCGACGAGTTGCCTGGCTGCGGAAAAGATCTGCCGCTCTCTTCACATTCCAGTCAGTCATGACACGATTTTACGATCCATAAAAAACAAATCATTTACCCCAGAGAAGCCTGAGGGCTCTCCCTTTTGTAGGAATTGA
- a CDS encoding YecA family protein, whose product MIGRNDPCPCGSGKKYKKCCAGKEELTVEIVQAEELERTLQSFYDEYPKQKDFGDYREFAIQWKLPLSAAYSEEMIEAIALDEFFFHNRTDIWEGFARKQLKKAVRPSVIKVLESWTVPQTLLGQVVKTEESYLTVYDRLNNRTVLLRRESDKPVPEDVHLWCFTLPDGVDGVLAVSTLIFFPVDQSSVFDEFVTAFTNVDQDTETYMKNHSVNLWEQLAENGYKGEEFTDFEQGVLARIASFLEAHARKSDELLELIEDYLVEEQPNARKDVAIAAGAIRYGQEKGLFETLDFTVKAIADEFGVSPSSLNRYYNGITEYTETKMNE is encoded by the coding sequence ATGATCGGTAGAAATGATCCGTGCCCATGCGGCAGCGGAAAGAAATATAAGAAATGTTGTGCAGGTAAAGAAGAGCTCACTGTAGAAATCGTTCAAGCGGAAGAATTGGAACGCACTCTGCAGTCGTTTTATGATGAATATCCAAAGCAAAAAGACTTTGGGGATTATCGTGAATTCGCCATCCAATGGAAACTTCCACTTTCTGCAGCGTATTCAGAAGAAATGATTGAAGCGATAGCATTAGATGAATTCTTCTTCCATAATCGGACGGATATCTGGGAAGGTTTTGCGCGAAAGCAATTGAAGAAAGCGGTTCGTCCATCCGTTATTAAAGTTCTTGAGAGCTGGACAGTGCCACAAACTTTACTAGGACAAGTGGTTAAGACGGAAGAATCCTACTTAACCGTTTACGACCGGCTGAATAACCGGACGGTCTTGTTGCGCAGAGAGTCAGATAAGCCAGTACCAGAAGATGTTCATCTCTGGTGTTTCACGTTACCGGACGGTGTGGATGGAGTTCTCGCCGTCTCAACGCTTATCTTCTTCCCAGTCGACCAAAGTTCTGTATTTGATGAATTTGTAACAGCGTTTACCAATGTGGATCAAGATACAGAAACATACATGAAGAATCATTCAGTGAATTTGTGGGAACAGTTAGCGGAAAATGGATATAAAGGAGAAGAGTTCACAGATTTCGAACAAGGCGTCCTAGCAAGAATTGCCTCATTCCTAGAAGCACATGCTCGTAAATCGGATGAACTCTTGGAGTTAATTGAAGACTATTTAGTCGAAGAACAACCGAACGCTCGCAAAGATGTCGCCATTGCAGCTGGCGCCATCCGTTACGGACAAGAAAAGGGATTGTTTGAAACTCTCGACTTTACAGTGAAGGCGATTGCTGATGAATTCGGTGTATCCCCGTCATCTTTAAACCGTTATTACAACGGTATCACAGAGTATACTGAAACGAAAATGAATGAATAA
- a CDS encoding sensor domain-containing diguanylate cyclase: MKISLKHLLLAIAWLSITLTLASSLYAGYRADQQTLEKTTLETNFAYAQKLAKTTEDFLLRTEKTLAYSANELSLSLSSADAAKLNHEAERLVVQADSLSSVIIADSRGIVRGTSSGIRELIGKPLTDDVGIETLTAGKPSISKPYQSQTGRLVVFISTPILDASNHVMGLIGGSIYLKEENILNDLLGQHFYEDGSYVYVVDEEGMLLYHLDRGRVGEYVTKNRVIAELRKGNSGSMRLLNSKNQDMLAGYASVPLTKWGVVSQRPTAIALASSKVMLKEMILKSLPFILLSALIILYFASKIAQPLEKLASYATHQLEREGHSTLESGAWYHEAIQLDLALTDSFSRFQDKVNHFIQESSTDSLTGLLNRRALNEQARVLVEQKVPFSLVILDIDRFKRVNDTYGHNMGDEVLKYLAGKLKHYTKDKGMCYRFGGEEFVILLPEIEFPEATELTNTIRINVFSEVSPIGEPITFSAGVANIPEHAEHFLRLLELADECLYYAKETGRNRVVNANDRNHHM; this comes from the coding sequence ATGAAGATATCCTTAAAGCATTTATTGTTGGCCATCGCATGGCTTTCTATTACATTAACATTAGCAAGCAGTCTATATGCCGGATACCGTGCTGATCAGCAAACCCTTGAAAAAACTACGTTAGAAACAAACTTTGCTTATGCGCAAAAGTTAGCGAAAACGACAGAAGATTTTCTTTTAAGAACCGAAAAAACTCTAGCGTATTCTGCGAATGAACTGTCTCTCTCATTAAGTTCTGCTGACGCTGCGAAACTGAATCATGAAGCAGAACGATTAGTAGTTCAAGCAGATTCGTTAAGTTCAGTAATTATTGCAGACAGCCGCGGAATTGTCCGGGGAACATCTTCAGGCATTCGAGAGTTAATCGGAAAGCCGCTGACAGACGATGTTGGAATTGAGACGTTAACTGCAGGTAAACCTTCAATCAGTAAGCCTTACCAATCACAAACTGGACGATTGGTAGTTTTTATATCTACACCGATCCTTGATGCCTCAAATCATGTGATGGGGTTGATTGGCGGAAGTATTTATCTTAAAGAAGAAAACATCTTGAATGACTTATTGGGACAACACTTTTATGAAGATGGTTCATACGTTTATGTCGTCGATGAAGAAGGCATGCTGCTGTACCACTTGGATCGTGGCCGTGTGGGAGAGTATGTCACAAAGAACAGGGTAATAGCAGAGTTAAGGAAGGGAAATAGCGGCAGTATGAGGCTCTTGAACAGCAAAAATCAGGATATGCTGGCTGGTTATGCCTCAGTCCCTCTTACGAAGTGGGGAGTCGTTTCCCAAAGACCCACTGCAATCGCACTGGCTTCCTCAAAAGTGATGCTGAAGGAAATGATTTTAAAGTCACTCCCATTTATTCTATTATCTGCACTGATTATTTTATATTTTGCTTCAAAAATTGCTCAACCACTTGAAAAATTAGCGAGTTATGCGACCCATCAATTAGAAAGAGAAGGTCATTCAACGCTAGAGAGCGGTGCATGGTATCATGAAGCAATTCAGCTGGATCTCGCTTTAACTGACAGCTTTAGCAGGTTCCAGGATAAAGTTAATCATTTTATACAAGAATCTTCTACGGATTCCCTCACTGGCCTTTTAAATAGGAGAGCCCTAAACGAGCAAGCCAGAGTCCTTGTGGAACAAAAAGTTCCCTTTTCCTTAGTGATTTTAGATATTGACCGATTCAAGAGAGTCAATGATACATATGGCCATAATATGGGAGATGAAGTGTTAAAATATTTAGCTGGAAAGTTAAAGCATTACACAAAAGACAAAGGAATGTGCTATCGTTTTGGCGGTGAAGAATTTGTGATACTTTTACCTGAAATTGAATTCCCGGAAGCGACTGAACTAACAAATACTATTAGAATAAATGTGTTTTCTGAAGTTAGTCCCATCGGTGAGCCGATTACTTTTTCTGCTGGAGTGGCTAATATACCCGAACATGCTGAGCACTTTTTACGACTGCTTGAATTGGCTGACGAATGCCTTTACTATGCAAAGGAAACTGGCCGCAACCGGGTCGTCAATGCGAATGACCGGAATCATCACATGTAG
- a CDS encoding patatin-like phospholipase family protein, whose translation MEIDGVFSGGGLKGLALVGACKVFEQNGYTFKRTVGTSAGAIVAAMLAAGYTAVEMEDIMQQQNFPELLDARKTFIPIPFMKWLQLYWRMGLYQGTALENWFSDILAEKGVYTFADLPEGSLKIIVSDLTNGKLIVLPDDLGEYGLRPDFFPVARALRMSTSIPFFFEPVILHSLAGNSVTVDGGVLSNFPLWVFNEPENGEIRPIVGMKLSHNPADKKKTVIRNGLGLYEALFTTMKDAHDEKHVSKRLEKDVLFIPTDGISAVQFDLSDEQKDTLVISGEVSATNFLKQWGKSPSLTRIV comes from the coding sequence ATGGAAATTGACGGCGTCTTTTCAGGCGGGGGATTAAAGGGGCTTGCGTTAGTTGGCGCGTGTAAAGTGTTCGAACAAAATGGCTACACGTTTAAGCGTACTGTCGGCACGAGTGCAGGAGCCATTGTCGCTGCAATGTTAGCAGCCGGATACACGGCGGTTGAAATGGAAGACATCATGCAGCAGCAAAACTTTCCCGAACTGCTAGATGCAAGAAAGACATTTATCCCGATTCCATTTATGAAGTGGCTGCAGCTTTATTGGCGTATGGGGCTATATCAAGGAACGGCACTAGAAAATTGGTTTAGTGACATCCTGGCAGAAAAAGGAGTTTATACATTTGCAGATCTGCCGGAAGGCTCCCTTAAAATTATTGTATCTGACTTAACTAATGGAAAATTGATTGTGCTGCCTGATGATCTAGGAGAGTACGGGTTAAGACCAGATTTTTTCCCTGTTGCCCGTGCGTTACGAATGAGCACAAGTATTCCTTTCTTTTTCGAACCGGTTATCCTGCATTCATTAGCAGGAAACTCAGTGACCGTAGATGGCGGAGTGCTTAGCAATTTTCCTTTATGGGTATTCAATGAGCCTGAAAATGGAGAAATCCGCCCGATTGTTGGTATGAAATTGAGTCACAATCCAGCAGATAAGAAAAAAACAGTTATCCGAAATGGATTGGGACTTTACGAAGCACTCTTTACGACGATGAAGGACGCTCACGATGAAAAACACGTTTCTAAAAGATTAGAAAAAGATGTTCTCTTCATTCCGACAGACGGAATCTCCGCAGTGCAATTCGATTTGTCAGACGAGCAAAAAGACACACTAGTTATTAGCGGAGAAGTATCAGCTACCAACTTTTTAAAACAATGGGGAAAATCACCCTCGTTAACGAGAATAGTTTGA
- a CDS encoding MFS transporter yields MNPNQLTTKKTVLLIFAIFAVSLNMRPAITSIGPLLDLIRGQLSLTNAQVSLLTALPVICMGVFASLAPVLNRRFGLNATMIFMVAVIGVMTALRDFIPTYTMLLVSSIGVGIAIAIAGPLLSAMIKQNFPHRAGPVIGIYSFGLGAGATASTGLSAYFYELTGSYPFALSIWAVLAFAGIAVWLASATDQLVVHQQAGKSSKQKVSEFRSPWKNSKAWLFLFFFGLQSAAFFSIVIWLAPIAISKGMTIVQAGTLVSLMTAVQIVLNITIPLMMERYPGRKMWLLFILLIGLVAVGMFATGHVPFLWVGALLMGVPLGGMFPIALVLPLDETENAAETNSWTAMMQTGGYIIGGILPLLIGVLYDATNNHQVTIALFASLFIGMIILALLIGDKTE; encoded by the coding sequence GCAACTGTCATTGACGAATGCACAAGTGAGCCTTCTGACGGCCTTGCCCGTCATCTGCATGGGCGTGTTTGCTTCATTGGCTCCAGTGCTAAATAGGAGATTCGGTTTGAATGCAACGATGATTTTCATGGTTGCAGTCATTGGTGTAATGACTGCACTTCGTGATTTCATACCAACGTATACAATGCTCCTAGTTTCTTCTATTGGAGTAGGGATTGCAATTGCCATCGCCGGTCCATTACTTTCAGCAATGATTAAGCAGAACTTTCCTCACCGTGCTGGTCCTGTAATTGGAATTTATTCTTTCGGTCTCGGAGCGGGAGCTACTGCAAGTACGGGATTATCCGCATATTTCTACGAATTGACCGGCTCCTACCCATTTGCGCTCAGTATTTGGGCAGTTCTGGCATTTGCAGGAATTGCAGTTTGGCTCGCTTCTGCAACTGATCAGCTAGTCGTACATCAACAAGCAGGAAAGTCATCTAAACAAAAAGTAAGCGAATTCCGTTCACCTTGGAAAAACAGCAAAGCGTGGTTATTCCTATTCTTCTTCGGTTTGCAGTCAGCAGCGTTTTTCTCAATCGTTATCTGGCTTGCGCCAATCGCAATTTCGAAAGGGATGACAATTGTGCAAGCGGGTACGCTGGTCAGTCTTATGACGGCGGTACAAATTGTTTTGAATATTACAATTCCACTTATGATGGAACGTTATCCCGGCAGAAAAATGTGGCTGCTGTTTATTCTCCTAATTGGGTTAGTTGCAGTTGGAATGTTTGCGACAGGGCATGTACCGTTTTTGTGGGTTGGTGCGCTTCTAATGGGAGTGCCGTTAGGAGGCATGTTCCCGATTGCACTTGTCCTGCCGTTAGATGAAACTGAGAATGCAGCAGAAACTAATTCTTGGACAGCGATGATGCAAACAGGCGGATACATTATCGGCGGAATTTTGCCGTTACTAATCGGAGTATTATATGATGCAACCAATAACCATCAAGTGACGATCGCATTATTTGCCTCACTATTTATCGGTATGATCATTTTGGCATTGTTAATAGGGGATAAAACTGAATAG